Proteins from one Crocosphaera sp. UHCC 0190 genomic window:
- a CDS encoding Crp/Fnr family transcriptional regulator yields MAKSTPKPDLNLLKCLIEQNFLFRGMEESWLGQYLSPSLIKEEKLFSNRPIYTAFRPNQYIDGLYVILGEGLVIARSAPLDRIISITYPGSCFGIRSLPFSFGLAAQGFPSLVEAYKTTHIVKIPLETLQTLYQESEEFRQRYHLLFELRQKFQYHLLNCSTYPPQAVASLLRALIYQERELGNQPNGKGIYQFDLPIDIIARACQLNQRTVEQVLKGMQKAGLLAPAKNTEISADFVWVIDPEGLKEVYSATRDKVPWWPLR; encoded by the coding sequence ATGGCAAAATCCACCCCAAAGCCTGACTTAAATCTCTTAAAGTGCTTAATTGAGCAAAATTTTCTATTTAGGGGGATGGAAGAATCATGGCTAGGGCAATATCTGTCTCCCAGTCTGATTAAGGAAGAAAAGCTCTTTTCTAATCGGCCTATCTATACCGCCTTTCGTCCTAATCAATATATCGATGGGCTATATGTCATCTTAGGAGAGGGATTAGTCATTGCCCGAAGTGCGCCCCTAGACCGCATTATTTCCATTACCTATCCTGGGAGTTGTTTTGGCATCCGCAGTCTTCCTTTCAGCTTTGGTTTAGCAGCACAGGGGTTTCCCAGTTTGGTCGAAGCCTACAAAACAACCCATATCGTGAAAATTCCCCTAGAGACGCTTCAAACCCTTTATCAAGAGAGTGAGGAATTTCGCCAACGGTATCATTTACTATTTGAATTAAGACAAAAATTTCAATATCATTTGCTTAATTGTAGTACCTATCCCCCCCAAGCCGTTGCATCTTTATTAAGAGCCTTAATCTATCAAGAAAGGGAATTAGGAAACCAACCCAATGGGAAGGGAATCTATCAATTTGATTTGCCCATTGATATTATTGCCCGTGCTTGTCAACTCAATCAAAGAACCGTTGAACAAGTCTTAAAAGGAATGCAAAAAGCGGGATTACTTGCCCCTGCTAAAAATACAGAAATATCAGCGGATTTTGTCTGGGTAATTGACCCTGAAGGACTTAAAGAAGTTTATAGTGCCACAAGAGATAAAGTCCCTTGGTGGCCATTGCGTTGA
- a CDS encoding sulfate ABC transporter substrate-binding protein, translating to MGLGIIVSGAIAGCSVPSPTTQGDQPIKITLVSYAVTQSAYEQIIPKFTEKWQQKTGKTVIFEQSYGGSGSQTRAVIDGLEADVVALALALDTKKIEKAGLIDPGWETELPNDAIVHKSVVALVPRNDQIKISGWSDLAKDKIQVITANPKTSGGARWNFLALWGSVTQGGGNQEKAQKFVENVFKNVPVLPKDAREASDVFYKQGQGNVLINYENEVILAKQKGNNSKFIVPTDYNISIDNPVAVVDKNVDKHGNREVAEAFVQFLFTPEAQREFAKVGFRPIDPTVTKEFSQQYPAIKNLFTVKDLGGWTKLQYEFFEDGAVFDKMLSKINKK from the coding sequence ATGGGATTGGGAATCATAGTTAGTGGTGCGATCGCTGGTTGTTCAGTCCCTAGTCCAACAACTCAGGGAGATCAACCCATTAAAATCACCCTTGTTTCTTATGCCGTTACCCAGAGTGCCTATGAACAGATAATTCCCAAATTTACGGAGAAATGGCAGCAAAAAACGGGTAAAACCGTCATATTTGAGCAAAGTTATGGGGGGTCAGGTTCTCAGACTCGCGCCGTGATTGATGGCTTAGAAGCGGACGTTGTTGCCTTGGCCTTAGCCTTAGATACGAAAAAAATTGAAAAAGCAGGGTTAATCGATCCAGGATGGGAAACCGAACTTCCTAATGATGCAATTGTTCATAAATCTGTGGTTGCCCTTGTGCCTCGTAATGATCAGATTAAAATTAGCGGTTGGTCTGATTTAGCTAAAGATAAGATTCAGGTAATAACAGCCAATCCCAAAACATCTGGGGGTGCGAGATGGAATTTCTTAGCATTATGGGGATCGGTGACACAAGGGGGTGGAAACCAGGAAAAAGCTCAGAAATTTGTGGAAAACGTCTTTAAAAATGTTCCGGTACTGCCGAAAGATGCTCGTGAGGCCAGCGATGTTTTTTATAAACAAGGTCAGGGAAATGTGCTGATAAATTATGAGAATGAGGTGATTTTAGCTAAACAAAAAGGTAACAACAGCAAATTTATTGTGCCAACAGACTACAACATTTCTATTGATAATCCTGTAGCTGTGGTAGATAAAAATGTTGACAAACATGGTAATCGAGAAGTGGCTGAAGCATTTGTACAATTTCTCTTTACTCCTGAAGCTCAAAGGGAATTTGCAAAAGTGGGGTTTCGTCCTATCGATCCAACCGTTACCAAAGAATTTTCCCAACAATATCCGGCTATTAAAAATCTTTTTACTGTTAAAGATTTAGGAGGATGGACGAAACTTCAATATGAATTTTTTGAAGATGGGGCAGTCTTTGACAAAATGTTGTCAAAAATCAATAAAAAGTAA
- a CDS encoding NIL domain-containing protein has translation MSSEIVEQKRQIERRIKIQIPPEYHQDPIISQLATFYHLKISIVGAMLGQDSNGSGWFDLELQGEYQQIENALLSLRENNIIIWDDSNEEYDGW, from the coding sequence ATGTCTTCTGAAATTGTGGAACAAAAAAGACAAATTGAACGGCGCATCAAGATTCAAATACCTCCAGAATATCACCAAGACCCAATTATCTCTCAGTTAGCCACATTTTATCATCTCAAAATTAGTATTGTGGGAGCAATGTTAGGTCAAGATAGCAACGGAAGTGGCTGGTTTGATCTGGAACTTCAAGGGGAATATCAACAAATCGAAAATGCCCTACTTTCTCTTAGAGAAAACAACATCATCATCTGGGATGATTCTAACGAAGAATATGATGGCTGGTAA
- the cysT gene encoding sulfate ABC transporter permease subunit CysT has product MTIQPETVPLKRRLSFPSKISLPWIVTLSYLLILLVIPTIALISKSLTLGLSEFWRIATDPVALSAYNVTFLTALFAGLINGVMGTLVAWVLVRYQFTGKKLIDACIDLPFALPTSVAGLVLATVYSQEGWIGQFFAPFGIKIAFTRLGVFVAMLFISLPFIVRTLQPVLQEIEPELEEAAWSLGANPWQTFWRVLLPPLIPPILTGVSLGFARAIGEYGSVVIVASNIPFNDLIAPVLIFQRLEQYDYEGATVIGTVLMLVSLLMLLVINWLQQWGQRYQVR; this is encoded by the coding sequence ATGACAATTCAACCTGAAACAGTTCCTTTGAAACGAAGATTATCTTTTCCCTCTAAAATTTCCCTGCCTTGGATTGTTACCCTTAGCTATCTGTTGATTCTCCTGGTAATTCCTACCATTGCTCTGATTAGTAAATCCTTAACCTTAGGACTTTCAGAATTTTGGAGAATTGCCACCGATCCTGTTGCTTTATCTGCCTATAATGTAACTTTTTTGACTGCTTTATTCGCTGGTTTAATTAATGGAGTGATGGGAACTTTAGTGGCTTGGGTATTAGTTCGCTATCAATTTACTGGCAAAAAATTGATTGATGCTTGTATTGATTTACCCTTCGCTTTACCCACTTCTGTCGCAGGTTTAGTGTTAGCAACAGTGTATAGTCAGGAGGGATGGATTGGTCAATTTTTTGCCCCATTTGGTATTAAAATTGCTTTTACTAGGTTAGGGGTTTTTGTTGCCATGTTGTTTATTTCTTTACCCTTTATCGTAAGAACTTTACAGCCTGTTTTACAAGAAATAGAACCAGAATTAGAAGAAGCAGCTTGGAGTTTAGGGGCTAATCCCTGGCAGACTTTTTGGCGAGTTCTTTTGCCCCCTTTAATTCCCCCGATTTTAACAGGTGTTTCCCTAGGATTTGCCCGCGCTATTGGAGAATATGGCTCGGTGGTAATTGTTGCTTCTAATATTCCTTTTAATGATTTAATTGCCCCTGTTTTAATCTTTCAACGATTGGAACAATATGACTATGAAGGAGCAACGGTTATCGGCACAGTTCTGATGTTAGTTTCTTTGTTAATGTTGTTGGTCATTAATTGGCTGCAACAGTGGGGACAACGTTATCAAGTAAGATGA
- the cysW gene encoding sulfate ABC transporter permease subunit CysW, with product MEETKTSVSKYVPFVLIFVAITYLLLVLFIPALAVFYEALHKGLVPFLGAIQKTDFLASVQLTVIIALIVVPLNTVFGLCAAWVLARKRFPGRTFLISIIDLPFSISPVVAGLMLVLVYGRNGWFGPFLEQIGARVIFALPGMVLATIFVTLPFVAREVIPVLEEMGSDQEEAARTLGATDWQIFWRVTLPSIRWGLLYGVLLTNGRAMGEFGAVAVVSGSILGKTATLPIFVELAYKNYQTEAAFGAAVILALLALVTLIFKEILSHRTGVRE from the coding sequence ATGGAAGAAACTAAAACATCAGTGAGTAAATATGTTCCTTTTGTCTTGATTTTTGTGGCAATTACTTATCTTTTATTAGTCTTATTTATTCCGGCACTAGCTGTTTTTTATGAAGCATTACATAAAGGATTGGTCCCTTTTTTGGGGGCAATTCAAAAGACAGATTTTCTAGCATCAGTGCAATTAACTGTCATTATCGCCCTGATTGTCGTTCCCCTGAATACTGTTTTTGGACTCTGTGCGGCTTGGGTGTTGGCCCGTAAACGTTTTCCAGGACGTACCTTTTTAATTAGTATTATTGACCTACCTTTCTCCATTTCTCCTGTGGTTGCGGGTTTAATGTTGGTGTTAGTCTATGGTCGTAATGGTTGGTTTGGCCCATTTTTAGAGCAAATAGGGGCAAGAGTTATTTTTGCTTTACCTGGTATGGTTTTAGCTACTATTTTTGTCACCTTACCCTTTGTCGCTCGTGAAGTCATTCCCGTTTTAGAAGAAATGGGATCTGATCAAGAAGAAGCTGCCAGAACCCTTGGGGCTACAGATTGGCAAATTTTCTGGCGTGTCACTCTCCCTAGTATTCGTTGGGGTTTACTCTATGGGGTATTACTGACCAATGGACGAGCAATGGGGGAATTTGGGGCGGTTGCAGTGGTATCAGGGAGTATTTTAGGAAAAACAGCTACATTGCCTATTTTTGTGGAATTGGCTTACAAAAATTATCAAACAGAAGCTGCCTTTGGTGCGGCGGTGATTCTTGCCCTTCTCGCCCTTGTCACCCTCATTTTCAAAGAAATTCTCTCACATCGCACAGGGGTGAGGGAGTGA
- a CDS encoding sulfate/molybdate ABC transporter ATP-binding protein has product MSIIVSQVSKKFGQFQALDNINLEIKPGKLVALLGPSGSGKSTLLRAIAGLEPPDTGSIIINGKNTTHLDIRKRNIGFVFQHYALFKHLTVRQNISFGLELRGRVKKGIKAKVNELLELIQLEGLGDRYPAQLSGGQRQRVALARALAVEPEVLLLDEPFGALDTKVRKELRAWLRRLHDNVHVTSVFVTHDQEEAMAVADEIVVMNQGRIEQVATPEELYEHPATPFVINFIGDVNVLPATSNLLTNPVPRNNISEIFVRPHELSISHQENGEGSWGIVKRIIHLGWEIQAEITLEDGHEIVAHLSREKFDQLNLKTQEKVFVKPSKMRFFQMH; this is encoded by the coding sequence ATGAGTATTATTGTTAGTCAAGTCTCCAAAAAATTCGGTCAATTTCAAGCCCTGGATAACATTAATTTGGAGATTAAACCAGGTAAATTAGTGGCTTTATTAGGCCCTTCCGGTTCAGGCAAATCTACCCTTTTAAGAGCGATTGCCGGACTGGAACCCCCAGATACAGGATCAATTATTATTAATGGGAAAAATACCACTCATTTAGATATTCGTAAGCGCAATATTGGCTTTGTTTTTCAACATTATGCTCTGTTTAAACATTTAACAGTGCGTCAAAATATTTCCTTTGGTTTAGAATTACGAGGTCGTGTTAAAAAAGGGATTAAAGCTAAGGTCAATGAACTGTTAGAATTAATTCAATTAGAGGGACTCGGTGATCGCTATCCTGCCCAATTATCAGGGGGACAAAGACAAAGGGTAGCCTTAGCCAGAGCATTAGCTGTAGAACCCGAAGTTTTGTTATTAGATGAACCTTTCGGGGCATTAGATACTAAAGTCAGAAAAGAATTGCGGGCCTGGTTGCGCCGTCTTCATGATAATGTTCATGTTACCAGTGTTTTCGTCACCCATGACCAAGAAGAAGCCATGGCAGTTGCTGATGAAATTGTCGTCATGAACCAAGGACGTATTGAACAGGTGGCAACTCCTGAAGAACTTTATGAACATCCTGCGACCCCATTTGTGATCAACTTTATTGGGGATGTTAATGTGTTACCCGCAACCAGCAATTTACTCACAAATCCCGTTCCCCGTAACAATATTTCCGAGATATTTGTACGTCCCCATGAACTTAGTATTTCCCATCAAGAAAACGGTGAGGGAAGTTGGGGAATTGTTAAAAGAATTATTCATTTAGGATGGGAAATTCAAGCAGAAATTACCCTAGAAGATGGTCATGAAATTGTGGCCCATCTTAGTCGAGAAAAATTTGATCAGTTGAATCTTAAAACCCAGGAAAAAGTTTTCGTTAAGCCTAGTAAAATGCGTTTTTTTCAGATGCACTAA
- the pyk gene encoding pyruvate kinase produces the protein MKHLMHRTKIVATIGPASSSPEILKKMVNAGMNVARLNFSHGSYDDHERIIKLIRSVSQELETPITLLQDLQGPKIRIGQLPDGQIFLKDGDSLTLVPIAEYHDQLNTASLDYPYLAEEAQLGAQILLDDGLLELTIEEIKGYSVICKIVEGGILKSRKGVNLPSLDLHLPSMTEKDKKDLDFGLSQGIDWVSLSFVRKAEDIRTLKNLLLEKGHSDVPVIAKIEKPQAIENLAEIVEECDGLMVARGDLGVEMSPEKVPILQKRMIKLCNFRGKPVITATQMLDSMINNPRPTRAEASDVANAIIDGTDAVMLSGESAVGDYPIKAVEMLAKIAKEVEKDLHFPNLPPSDKDETRALSEALNVIDKTLDLRYIVTFTTSGYTALIASKERPSVPVIAITPHVKVYHRLNLIWGVIPMLINDQVDSFEELVNQAENCLIQKDLVLPGDKILIMAGIPTKKAKGTNFLKIHTIGE, from the coding sequence ATGAAACACTTAATGCACCGTACCAAAATTGTTGCAACCATTGGCCCTGCAAGTAGTTCCCCCGAAATTCTCAAGAAAATGGTAAACGCAGGTATGAATGTGGCCCGTTTAAACTTTTCCCATGGCAGTTATGATGATCATGAACGCATCATCAAGTTAATTCGGTCTGTTTCCCAAGAATTAGAAACTCCTATTACATTATTACAAGATTTACAAGGGCCGAAAATTCGCATTGGGCAGTTACCCGATGGTCAAATATTTCTTAAAGACGGAGACTCTTTAACTTTAGTTCCCATTGCCGAATATCATGACCAACTTAACACAGCTTCCCTTGATTATCCTTATTTAGCAGAAGAAGCACAATTAGGGGCGCAAATTCTCTTAGATGATGGCTTATTAGAGTTAACAATCGAAGAAATTAAAGGATATTCTGTTATCTGTAAAATTGTTGAGGGAGGTATCTTAAAAAGTCGCAAAGGTGTCAATCTTCCTAGTTTAGATTTGCATCTTCCTTCCATGACAGAAAAGGATAAAAAAGATTTAGACTTTGGCTTATCTCAAGGTATTGATTGGGTATCTTTGAGTTTTGTTCGTAAAGCTGAAGACATTCGCACCCTCAAAAATTTATTGTTAGAAAAAGGTCATTCTGATGTGCCTGTAATTGCTAAAATTGAAAAACCTCAAGCCATTGAAAACCTAGCAGAAATTGTCGAGGAATGTGATGGATTAATGGTAGCACGAGGGGATTTAGGTGTAGAAATGAGTCCCGAAAAAGTGCCTATTTTGCAAAAAAGAATGATTAAATTGTGTAATTTTCGGGGTAAACCTGTGATTACTGCGACACAAATGCTTGATAGTATGATTAATAATCCTCGTCCGACTCGTGCAGAAGCAAGTGATGTTGCAAATGCGATTATTGATGGGACAGATGCTGTCATGTTATCAGGTGAATCTGCGGTAGGAGATTATCCAATTAAAGCCGTAGAAATGTTAGCAAAAATTGCCAAAGAAGTGGAAAAAGATCTACATTTTCCCAATCTTCCCCCATCGGATAAAGATGAAACTCGCGCTTTAAGTGAAGCCTTAAATGTTATTGACAAAACCTTAGATTTACGCTATATAGTCACCTTTACCACATCAGGATATACGGCATTAATTGCCTCAAAAGAAAGGCCATCCGTTCCCGTTATTGCTATTACTCCTCATGTAAAAGTTTATCATCGTTTAAATTTAATTTGGGGCGTAATTCCGATGCTAATTAATGATCAAGTTGATTCCTTTGAAGAATTAGTTAACCAAGCAGAAAATTGTTTAATTCAGAAAGATTTAGTTTTACCAGGGGATAAAATTTTAATCATGGCCGGTATTCCTACTAAAAAAGCCAAAGGAACCAACTTTTTGAAAATTCATACCATTGGGGAATAG
- a CDS encoding phosphatase PAP2 family protein codes for MKLKLKQYPLDRINKNLFLFIAVLLLFIWLAAEVVSGNLDGWDRNFLDWVRHFHHPSLMILARVSYFLGEAEVVVFIVIGILAFLCWKRYWKEAQVLAISALGVLLLIDKILKPWFGRIRPAPGVIDVHGKSFPSGHLSGNFMLYLYLSYLVSFYFPKWGIYFYIASTILVSMMGWASIYLNIHWFTDLIGGLCIGYLGFIFCVTLLKLISKKYRDS; via the coding sequence ATGAAGCTGAAACTGAAACAATATCCCTTAGATAGAATCAATAAAAATTTATTCCTTTTTATTGCAGTTTTACTATTGTTTATTTGGCTTGCAGCAGAAGTTGTTTCAGGAAATTTAGATGGTTGGGATAGAAATTTTTTAGATTGGGTTCGTCACTTTCATCATCCTAGTTTAATGATACTTGCCAGGGTATCTTATTTTCTGGGAGAAGCGGAAGTCGTCGTCTTTATTGTAATTGGTATTTTAGCTTTTTTATGCTGGAAACGCTATTGGAAAGAAGCCCAAGTTTTGGCAATATCAGCCCTAGGGGTGTTATTATTAATTGACAAGATTTTAAAGCCTTGGTTTGGGCGGATTCGTCCCGCTCCAGGGGTGATTGATGTTCATGGAAAAAGCTTTCCCAGTGGTCATCTTTCTGGGAATTTTATGCTTTATTTGTATCTTTCCTATTTAGTTTCTTTTTATTTTCCCAAGTGGGGAATTTATTTCTATATTGCTTCGACAATTTTAGTTTCCATGATGGGTTGGGCCAGTATTTACTTAAATATTCATTGGTTTACAGATTTAATTGGAGGGTTATGTATCGGATATCTAGGATTCATCTTTTGCGTAACTTTGTTAAAACTTATTAGTAAAAAATATCGTGACTCTTAA
- a CDS encoding glycosyltransferase family 39 protein translates to MNKATVEKDKNMGLNFWEKNLKTLWIFSVLWLLLISFVAFLVNLGSIGLMDKTEPMFVEAARQMVITGDWVTPYWNGETRFDKPPLTYWLVGLSFKVFGINEWGARIPSALAAIAVVILGFYTLRYFGFSRANETQNSDKKLWFSAFIGAAIIALNPFWIAWGRTGVSDMFLSSGIALALLSFFLGYGYSGTSSKQYLGLSIGRLWYIGFWVFMALGVLAKGPVALVLPGVTVIIFLLYVGRFIEVVKETPWLLGISSFLLISVPWFILVTLAHGQEYINTFFGLHNVQRFTSVVSRHPGAWYYYLPVILVGLVPWSIYLPLAIANLRVWQRQKWVNSPRSTHLGIFCLCWFLVILIFFSSSVTKLAGYVLPLIPAGAIIITLFWSEKVENKQEESGIWPLLFWLSGLANIGILMGLGAASFMSSQLIGEDIMMPQFKELLQASNLAMKGGIIWSFAGFSALFLLFFRNYRRWLWVANLVGFMAFFTWVGLPVAKIIDNQRQLPLRELSEMVKVERQPGEKLVFLGFMRPTLVFYTQEVVDSVTEADIDNGPAFEYFKKTDGPATVLIISEDKYLNKLRLTNSDYEVIRQEGAFKLIRINKQTIINKN, encoded by the coding sequence ATGAATAAAGCAACTGTAGAAAAAGATAAAAATATGGGTCTTAATTTCTGGGAAAAAAATCTCAAAACCCTCTGGATTTTTTCGGTTTTATGGCTATTGTTAATTAGTTTTGTGGCTTTTCTTGTCAACTTAGGCAGCATTGGCTTAATGGATAAAACCGAACCCATGTTTGTCGAAGCGGCCCGTCAAATGGTAATTACAGGAGACTGGGTAACACCCTATTGGAATGGGGAAACACGGTTTGATAAACCCCCATTAACTTATTGGTTAGTAGGGCTATCTTTTAAGGTATTTGGTATTAATGAATGGGGGGCAAGAATTCCCTCAGCTTTAGCAGCGATCGCCGTGGTAATTTTGGGTTTTTATACCTTAAGATATTTTGGGTTTTCCCGTGCCAATGAAACTCAGAATTCTGATAAAAAGTTGTGGTTTTCTGCATTTATTGGAGCCGCAATTATCGCCTTAAATCCTTTTTGGATTGCCTGGGGAAGAACTGGGGTTTCTGATATGTTTTTATCCAGTGGGATAGCACTGGCTTTGTTATCTTTTTTCCTGGGGTACGGCTATTCAGGAACCAGTTCTAAGCAGTATTTAGGACTATCAATTGGGAGATTGTGGTATATAGGATTTTGGGTATTTATGGCTTTAGGCGTATTAGCTAAAGGCCCTGTTGCTCTGGTTTTGCCTGGTGTTACTGTTATTATTTTTCTTCTTTATGTCGGGCGGTTTATTGAAGTTGTAAAAGAAACACCTTGGCTATTAGGAATTAGCAGTTTTTTATTAATATCAGTTCCTTGGTTTATTTTAGTTACATTAGCCCATGGACAAGAGTATATTAACACCTTTTTTGGGTTACATAATGTACAACGATTTACCAGTGTTGTCAGTCGCCATCCTGGGGCTTGGTATTATTATCTTCCTGTGATATTAGTGGGATTAGTACCTTGGTCAATTTATTTACCTTTAGCAATTGCTAATTTAAGGGTTTGGCAGCGACAGAAATGGGTTAATTCTCCCCGTTCAACCCATTTAGGAATCTTTTGTTTATGTTGGTTTTTAGTAATTCTTATATTCTTCTCTAGTTCTGTTACCAAATTAGCCGGTTATGTGCTTCCTTTAATTCCCGCAGGAGCAATTATTATCACTTTATTTTGGAGCGAAAAAGTCGAGAATAAGCAAGAAGAGTCAGGTATTTGGCCCTTATTATTCTGGTTAAGTGGACTTGCTAATATTGGGATTTTAATGGGACTTGGTGCTGCTAGTTTTATGAGTTCTCAACTCATTGGGGAAGATATAATGATGCCCCAATTTAAGGAGTTATTGCAAGCTTCAAACCTAGCAATGAAAGGGGGAATTATTTGGTCATTTGCTGGATTTAGTGCCTTATTTTTACTCTTTTTCCGTAACTACCGCCGTTGGTTATGGGTAGCGAATTTAGTTGGGTTTATGGCATTTTTTACTTGGGTTGGTTTACCTGTTGCCAAAATTATTGATAATCAAAGACAACTCCCTTTAAGAGAACTTTCAGAGATGGTAAAAGTAGAAAGACAACCAGGGGAAAAACTTGTATTTTTAGGTTTTATGCGTCCTACTTTAGTATTTTATACCCAAGAAGTTGTAGATTCAGTTACAGAGGCAGACATTGATAACGGGCCAGCTTTTGAGTATTTTAAAAAGACAGATGGCCCTGCTACGGTGTTGATTATTAGTGAAGACAAATATCTCAATAAATTACGTTTAACCAATTCTGATTATGAGGTTATTCGTCAAGAAGGGGCTTTTAAATTAATTCGGATTAATAAGCAAACAATTATCAATAAGAATTGA
- a CDS encoding chromate transporter, whose amino-acid sequence MSQEIEPNSLTSQTTPYNQLNFQQKQQRLKELAVVFLQLGLIAFGGPVAHIAMMEDEIVKRRQWLTREKMLDLLGITNLIPGPNSTELAIHIGYEWGGLWGLIIAGLCFILPAFFLVWFLAIIYVRYQSIPQVEWLLYGIKPVIIIIILQALWKLGRKAIKNIPTAIAGMFVISAFFLGINELLLLLLSGLWVMMVKNWLKNQTIGFFLLPFSSLIAQVNSTPEYSANWWRIFLFFLKIGSVLYGSGYVLLAFLQKDLVERTGWLQEQQLLDAVAIGQITPGPVFTTATFVGYILAGNAGAIAATIGIFIPSFIFVAIINPWVDKLRQSAWTSGFLDGVNAASLGLMAVVTYTLANAAIIDNLTTLLALLSAVALFRFRVNSVLLILGGGAVGLIGQWLG is encoded by the coding sequence ATGTCACAGGAAATAGAACCCAATTCATTAACTTCTCAAACTACTCCCTATAATCAGTTAAATTTTCAACAGAAACAACAACGATTAAAAGAACTAGCTGTTGTGTTTCTTCAACTAGGATTAATTGCTTTTGGAGGGCCAGTCGCTCATATTGCAATGATGGAAGACGAAATCGTTAAACGTCGTCAGTGGCTAACTCGTGAAAAAATGTTAGACTTATTAGGAATTACTAACCTAATTCCTGGGCCTAATTCCACAGAATTAGCCATTCATATTGGTTATGAGTGGGGCGGTTTATGGGGTTTAATAATTGCAGGATTATGCTTTATTTTACCTGCATTTTTTTTAGTTTGGTTCCTGGCAATTATCTATGTTCGTTATCAAAGTATTCCCCAGGTAGAATGGTTACTATATGGCATTAAACCTGTTATTATTATCATCATCCTACAAGCCTTATGGAAACTAGGACGTAAAGCAATTAAAAATATTCCTACTGCGATCGCAGGAATGTTTGTAATCTCTGCATTTTTCCTAGGAATCAACGAATTATTATTATTATTATTATCTGGTTTATGGGTAATGATGGTAAAAAATTGGCTAAAAAATCAAACGATAGGCTTCTTTTTATTGCCATTTTCTTCGCTGATAGCACAAGTTAATTCTACCCCAGAATACTCAGCAAATTGGTGGCGAATTTTTCTATTTTTTCTAAAAATTGGGTCAGTTTTGTATGGGAGTGGTTATGTTTTATTAGCTTTTTTACAAAAGGACTTAGTAGAAAGAACAGGATGGTTACAAGAACAACAGTTGCTTGATGCTGTGGCCATTGGTCAAATAACCCCTGGCCCCGTATTTACCACAGCCACTTTTGTTGGTTATATATTAGCAGGAAATGCCGGGGCGATCGCAGCAACAATTGGCATTTTTATTCCTTCTTTTATTTTCGTAGCAATCATTAATCCTTGGGTCGATAAATTGCGTCAGTCTGCTTGGACAAGTGGTTTTTTAGATGGGGTTAATGCTGCTTCTTTGGGGTTAATGGCAGTGGTTACTTACACATTAGCCAATGCAGCTATTATTGACAATTTAACCACTCTTTTGGCCCTATTAAGTGCTGTGGCTTTATTCCGTTTTCGGGTTAATTCTGTGTTGCTTATTTTAGGTGGAGGAGCAGTCGGGTTAATTGGGCAATGGTTGGGATAA